A genomic window from Lotus japonicus ecotype B-129 chromosome 1, LjGifu_v1.2 includes:
- the LOC130733417 gene encoding histidine kinase CKI1-like translates to MNHPFSMALRPSSFMILLAYGALIALVTLTPCWYVMVTHMAKRANLNSEIMVSHLQSEIEYSVELLQPMKSSSTNLARLLSSALDSTNTSSSDIGTKVAPLLFQAFETVPHLTQISYIGLEGLFFSFYNDHDQTLAMYSNSSSSLASSGGVSNKTLYYIQPVNNETGEVYGEAVISNSSINTSWIAEALNASHGYASLGTKWGNDHDLLFLSSARITRTGVISLGFSAKAITDFITRLDHQGITSYLATKNGKVLAEGIQHRSLVISNQSGNANGDPIRNEGSVSCKEEAVGSILNFQDANYLIHCYPIDIMGIESVYVLAIPQNGFLSFDLNYQKKGLTLLIVMMVMTFVAIFSFLFINVKTTRREMHLCALLIKHMEATQQAERKNMNKSLAFASVSHDVRTSLAGLTGLIEMSNELADHGSELETNLKQMQDCTQDLLGLLNSTLDASKIESGKMQLEEEEFDIFHLLEDVVDLYHPVAMKKGVDLIFDPCDGSIIKYSQVKGDKGKLKQVLCNLLSNAVKFTDGGHITVRAWALKPTLESSMIKTNQYSVTKRLSWLFNKKNEAHEDLEAAMNSTQQDLNYMDFMFEVDDTGKGIPKENYKSVFENYVQVKYTQGGTGLGLGIVQSLVRLMHGDIGIMDKDIGEKGTCFRFNVLLTLFESETVNDASAREYLQQGSGDKTQASVRTIHTTSSASSIFSVSPRLHMCSSSPRPEASRVVLLIGDEERRRTCQRFMESLGIKVKVVKNWKNLSNTLEKIKQKCYRYNGQSSSDSSSLSSRSTPHNSSAKARGVPLSSMDGIEYLPSVFKKTEIGVAPGFILIVIDANAGPFSEFDMIVSNFKKNISNPCKVVWLDKPLMRSINLETHNQDDIISKPFHGSRLFQVIKLLPEYGGTWKTNLSKAQRERTPDIAGSTCSRDSSLSRYHSPQLMDRSQVSPPDESPCPSVEQVCKGTQKSYGGKSIVNQGEMQECGDSSNDNQPLRGKKFLVVEDTKALRHLALFKLKSLGAATEECDNGEKAVQLVKKGLAKPPYDCILMDCQMPVMDGFEATRQIREMEKTYSVHIPIIALSADKITTETGMDFHLVKPFDREDLIEAIRYIQRKELCAS, encoded by the exons GCATATGGTGCACTGATAGCTCTGGTCACATTGACGCCATGTTGGTATGTGATGGTCACACATATGGCGAAACGAGCAAATTTAAACTCAGAAATCATGGTGTCCCATTTGCAATCAGAAATTGAGTACTCAGTTGAACTGTTACAACCAATGAAATCATCATCAACAAATCTAGCAAGATTATTGAGTTCAGCTCTTGACTCAACTAATACCTCTTCCTCTGATATTGGCACCAAG GTGGCTCCATTATTATTTCAAGCATTTGAGACAGTTCCTCACTTGACCCAAATCTCATACATTGGATTAGAAGGTCTCTTTTTCTCATTCTACAATGATCATGATCAAACTCTAGCAATGTACTCTAACTCATCATCATCTTTGGCTTCAAGTGGGGGTGTCTCAAATAAGACCTTATACTATATTCAACCAGTGAACAATGAAACTGGAGAGGTTTATGGGGAAGCTGTGATATCTAACTCCTCTATCAATACAAGCTGGATTGCAGAAGCACTTAATGCTTCACATGGATATGCCTCATTGGGAACCAAGTGGGGCAATGACCATGATCTTTTGTTCCTCAGTTCAGCAAGAATCACAAGAACGGGGGTGATCTCTCTTGGGTTTTCAGCAAAAGCAATAACTGATTTTATCACTCGCCTTGATCATCAAGGCATAACCTCATATTTGGCTACCAAAAATGGAAAAGTTCTTGCAGAAGGGATTCAACATAGAAGTTTGGTCATTTCTAACCAATCAGGGAATGCAAATGGGGATCCAATAAGGAATGAAGGCAGTGTCTCGTGTAAGGAGGAAGCTGTAGGTTCTATCTTGAATTTTCAGGATGCTAACTATTTGATTCACTGCTACCCAATTGATATTATGGGAATAGAATCG GTGTATGTTTTGGCTATCCCACAAAATGGATTTCTCAGCTTTGATCTAAACTACCAGAAAAAGGGGTTGACACTGTTGATTGTTATGATGGTCATGACATTTGTGGCTATCTTTAGTTTTCTATTCATAAATGTTAAAACCACAAGGCGAGAAATGCATTTGTGTGCCTTACTCATCAAACATATGGAAGCCACTCAACAAGCTGAACGAAAGAATATGAATAAAAGCCTTGCTTTTGCTAGTGTCAGCCATGATGTTCGCACTTCTCTTGCAGGCCTTACTGGTTTGATAGAAATGTCTAATGAGTTAGCTGACCATGGTTCAGAATTGGAGACTAATCTAAAACAAATGCAGGATTGTACCCAAGACTTACTAG GACTATTAAACTCTACACTTGATGCAAGCAAAATTGAGTCGGGAAAAATGCAACTTGAGGAAGAGGAATTTGATATATTCCATCTCCTTGAAGATGTCGTTGATTTATACCATCCTGTGGCCATGAAGAAAGGTGTAGATCTTATATTTGACCCTTGTGATGGTTCAATCATCAAATATTCACAAGTGAAAGGTGACAAGGGAAAGCTTAAGCAAGTTTTGTGTAATTTACTGAGCAACGCTGTCAAATTTACTGATGGAGGGCACATAACAGTTCGGGCATGGGCTCTGAAGCCAACATTAGAGAGCTCAATGATCAAGACTAATCAATATAGTGTCACAAAACGTTTATCATGGTTATTTAATAAGAAAAATGAAGCACATGAGGACCTTGAAGCAGCCATGAATTCAACCCAACAAGATTTGAATTATATGGATTTTATGTTTGAAGTGGATGATACAGGAAAAGGAATTCCCAAGGAGAACTACAAGTCTGTGTTTGAGAATTATGTTCAAGTCAAATATACTCAGGGAGGAACCGGGTTAGGACTTGGGATTGTGCAGTCTTTG GTGCGTTTGATGCACGGAGATATTGGAATTATGGACAAGGATATTGGAGAAAAAGGAACGTGTTTCAGGTTCAATGTGCTCCTCACATTATTTGAGAGTGAGACAGTGAACGATGCTAGCGCAAGGGAATATCTTCAGCAAGGATCAGGTGACAAGACCCAAGCTTCAGTGAGAACCATTCATACTACTAGTTCTGCTTCAAGCATCTTTTCTGTGAGTCCCAGGTTACATATGTGCAGCTCTAGTCCTAGGCCTGAGGCTTCCCGTGTTGTTCTTTTGATTGGAGACGAGGAGCGCCGAAGGACTTGTCAGAGGTTCATGGAAAGCTTAGGGATTAAAGTCAAGGTTGtgaagaattggaaaaatcTCTCTAATACTCTCGAGAAGATCAAACAGAAGTGTTACCGTTATAATGGCCAAAGTTCTTCAGATTCTTCCAGTTTGAGTTCTCGGTCCACACCTCATAATTCTTCTGCTAAAGCTAGAGGAGTTCCTTTGAGTTCTATGGATGGAATTGAGTATTTACCTTCAGTGTTCAAGAAGACAGAAATTGGAGTTGCCCCGGGTTTCATCTTGATTGTCATTGATGCAAATGCAGGAccattttctgaatttgatATGATTGTATCCAACTTCAAGAAAAACATTTCCAACCCTTGTAAGGTTGTTTGGTTGGATAAACCACTTATGCGTAGTATCAACCTCGAAACACACAATCAAGATGACATCATATCCAAACCGTTTCATGGTAGTCGTTTATTCCAAGTTATAAAGCTTCTTCCTGAGTATGGTGGTAcatggaaaacaaatttaaGTAAAGCTCAGAGAGAAAGAACTCCTGATATAGCTGGAAGTACTTGTAGTAGAGACTCAAGTTTATCAAGATACCACTCTCCTCAGTTGATGGACAGATCACAAGTATCTCCACCTGATGAAAGTCCATGTCCAAGTGTTGAACAAGTTTGCAAAGGAACTCAGAAATCCTATGGTGGAAAGTCTATTGTTAATCAAGGAGAAATGCAAGAGTGTGGAGACTCAAGCAACGATAACCAGCCTTTAAGGGGCAAGAAATTTTTGGTTGTTGAGGACACTAAAGCGTTAAGACATTTAGCTTTGTTTAAATTGAAGTCCCTTGGTGCAGCTACAGAGGAATGTGACAATGGTGAAAAGGCAGTGCAGCTAGTTAAGAAAGGTCTAGCCAAACCTCCCTATGATTGCATCTTAATGGACTGTCAG ATGCCAGTGATGGATGGGTTTGAGGCAACAAGACAGATACGAGAGATGGAGAAGACCTATAGTGTTCACATTCCGATTATTGCATTATCTGCTGACAAAATAACGACAGAGACTGGAATGGACTTTCATTTAGTTAAGCCCTTTGATAGAGAGGATTTAATTGAAGCCATCAGATACATACAGAGAAAGGAGTTATGTGCATCTTAG